GGACACGTACCCCTACATCGACATCCGTGAAGATGATGTGACGATGGGGCACGAGGCCACCGTCTCGCGGGTCAGCGAGGAGCAGCTGTTCTACCTGATGTCACGCGGTATGCGCGAAGACGAGGCCATGGCGATGATCGTCCGCGGCTTCATCGAGCCGATTGCCCGTGAGCTGCCGATGGAATACGCCCTCGAGCTGAACCGCCTGATTGAACTGCAGATGGAAGGATCGGTCGGTTAATGACTGACATCACTACTGAAAAAGCCCGCATCGGCGCGCCCTCCGCCCAGCCGTTCATCAACGGTTTCACCGAGGAAGGCGAAAGCCTCTCCCCGCTGAACTCTGCGGAGTCCAAGTCGCCCCTGGCCGGCGAAGCCGTCAAGGCCCACTCGCACGGCGGCGGCGTTGGTATTCCGGACAGCTCGCGCGCCGGGCGCCTGACCTCCTACAAACTGGCGGACTTTAAGCCGCTGACCGGGATGGAAGAAGACTGGCGGTTCACCCCGCTCAAGCGGCTCCGCGGCCTGCACACCGACGTCCTCGACGGCGCTGCGCCGACCGTGAGCGTCACCGCCCCCGAAAGCGTTGTGGTCGAGACCGTCGGCCGTGAGGACCGCCGGATCGGCTCTGCCGCGATCCCCGAGGACCGTGTCTCCGCGAACGCCTGGGAGAATTTCACCGAAGCCACCGTCATTACGGTTCCGGCCGAGGTCCAGGTGGAGGGCGAAGTCAGCGTCCTGCTGACCGGCCAAGGTACCGAAGCTTCCGCGCAGCACCTGGTGATTGTTGCGGAACAGTTCTCCAAGTCCGTGATTGTCCTGGACCACCAGGGCACGGCTGTCGTCTCGGAAAACATCGAGATCCTCGTCGGGGACGGCGCGCAGCTGACGGTCATCTCGCTCCAGGAATGGAACGACGACGCCGTACACGCCTCGTCCCAGCAGGTGAAGCTCGGCCGTGACGCCAAGTTCAAGCACATCGTCGTCAGCCTGGGCGGGGATCTGGTGCGGGTGACGCCGTCGGCCCGCTTCACGGCTCCCGGCGCTGAAGTGGAACTGTTCGGCCTGTATTTCGCCGATGCCGGCCAGCACCTGGAGCAGCGCCTCTTTGTGGACCATGCAGTCGCCAACTGCAAGTCCAACGTGCTTTACAAGGGCGCCCTGCAGGGCCGCAATGCGCACGCCGTCTGGGTGGGTGACGTCCTGATCCGCAAGGAAGCAGAGGGCACCGACACGTACGAGGCCAACCGCAACCTGGTCCTCACCGACGGTGCCCGCGCCGATTCCGTGCCGAACCTGGAAATCGAGACCGGCCTGATTGCCGGGGCCGGACACGCCAGCGCAACCGGAAGGTTCGATGACCAGCACCTGTTCTACCTGATGGCCCGCGGAATTCCGGAAGAGGTGGCCCGCCGTCTGGTGGTCCGCGGCTTCCTGAACGAGATCATCCAGCAGATCCAGGTCCCGGCCATCGAGGAGCGCCTCACGGAAGCCGTCGAGCGCGAACTCGCGGCGACGGAAAACTAAAGCGCAGCACGAGAGAACACGGAAACCAGCAATGACTGAACAGCCACAAGGCGAGCTCGTCTGCAAAGCCAGTGAGATCCAACTCAAGCAGGCGCTGCGGATCCTGGTCGACGACTTCCCCGTCGCGATCGTCAAGGACTCGATGGGGGAGATCCACGCCATCGGTGATACCTGCTCGCACGCGGACATTTCACTCTCCGAGGGTGAGGTGGAGGGCTGCAGGATCGAGTGCTGGGGCCACGGCTCACAGTTCGACCTGCGCAGCGGCGAGCCGCTGCAGCTGCCGGCGTACGACCCTGTTCCTGTCTTTGCCGTCACCGTCCTGGACGACGAGGTCTATGTGGACTTCACCAACGTCCTGAACGGTGCCGAGGCCCCGAACTTCAGCTAGCTGCCTGCAGCCGGCCCCCGCACAAGAAACTTATCGACAAAGAACCGCACAGTGCCACAGGGCACCGTGCAGAGGAGAACAAGGCACATGTCTACTCTTGAGATCAAGGACCTGCACGTCAGCATTGACACCGAGCAGGGCACAAAGGAAATCCTGAAGGGCGTCAGCCTGACAATCCGCACGGGCGAGACCCACGCCATCATGGGCCCGAACGGTTCCGGCAAGTCGACCCTGGCGTCCACCATCGCCGGTCACCCGCGCTACAACGTCACCTCCGGCACCATCACGCTGGACGGCGAGGATGTCCTCACCATGAGCGTCGATGAGCGCGCCCGCGCCGGCGTATTCCTGGCCATGCAGTACCCCGTCGAAGTTCCCGGCGTCAGCATGACGAACTTCCTGCGCACCGCCAAGACCGCGATCGACGGCGAAGCACCCAAGCTGCGGACCTGGAC
This genomic window from Arthrobacter sp. EM1 contains:
- the sufD gene encoding Fe-S cluster assembly protein SufD, encoding MTDITTEKARIGAPSAQPFINGFTEEGESLSPLNSAESKSPLAGEAVKAHSHGGGVGIPDSSRAGRLTSYKLADFKPLTGMEEDWRFTPLKRLRGLHTDVLDGAAPTVSVTAPESVVVETVGREDRRIGSAAIPEDRVSANAWENFTEATVITVPAEVQVEGEVSVLLTGQGTEASAQHLVIVAEQFSKSVIVLDHQGTAVVSENIEILVGDGAQLTVISLQEWNDDAVHASSQQVKLGRDAKFKHIVVSLGGDLVRVTPSARFTAPGAEVELFGLYFADAGQHLEQRLFVDHAVANCKSNVLYKGALQGRNAHAVWVGDVLIRKEAEGTDTYEANRNLVLTDGARADSVPNLEIETGLIAGAGHASATGRFDDQHLFYLMARGIPEEVARRLVVRGFLNEIIQQIQVPAIEERLTEAVERELAATEN
- a CDS encoding non-heme iron oxygenase ferredoxin subunit, which gives rise to MTEQPQGELVCKASEIQLKQALRILVDDFPVAIVKDSMGEIHAIGDTCSHADISLSEGEVEGCRIECWGHGSQFDLRSGEPLQLPAYDPVPVFAVTVLDDEVYVDFTNVLNGAEAPNFS